One genomic segment of Gemmatimonadota bacterium includes these proteins:
- a CDS encoding DUF255 domain-containing protein: protein MPSKQSVVIETRSVKRRTGRRPGTAFAAFLVAIFCMAICAGPTIGVPVATAGEVNEKKPAEPDWQRLDKALALAKDSGKLIIVNFYTDWCPNCRRMNEKTYRDEAVLKLLSKSFIPVKLNAESSQPLIIEGQTLTEYQVALVFRVSSYPTTWFLTSEGRALLPVRGYYGPDLFAPMLRFVEGGWYEKMDFDMYMEREKKQ from the coding sequence ATGCCGTCCAAGCAATCAGTAGTAATCGAAACGCGGTCCGTAAAAAGACGCACAGGACGACGACCAGGTACCGCTTTTGCGGCCTTCCTCGTGGCCATATTCTGCATGGCGATCTGTGCCGGCCCGACCATTGGCGTTCCAGTCGCCACGGCTGGTGAAGTAAATGAGAAAAAGCCGGCCGAACCCGACTGGCAACGGCTCGACAAGGCCCTGGCGCTGGCCAAGGACTCCGGCAAGCTCATCATCGTCAACTTCTACACCGACTGGTGTCCAAATTGCAGAAGGATGAACGAGAAAACTTACCGCGACGAGGCCGTCCTGAAGCTACTGAGCAAATCCTTCATCCCGGTGAAGCTGAATGCGGAATCCTCCCAACCGCTGATCATCGAAGGCCAGACCCTGACGGAATACCAGGTGGCCCTTGTGTTCCGGGTGAGCAGCTATCCAACCACGTGGTTTCTCACCTCGGAAGGTCGTGCCCTCCTGCCCGTCAGGGGATACTACGGCCCCGATCTCTTCGCACCCATGTTGCGTTTCGTCGAAGGCGGATGGTACGAGAAGATGGACTTCGACATGTACATGGAGCGGGAGAAAAAACAGTAA
- a CDS encoding phytanoyl-CoA dioxygenase family protein — protein sequence MLTEDQIHHFRVFGFIVLRQVLNVEETEELGRLADVIWTAELGHQPSEDEHVSIAPFLELHPAALPMIEDDRLYTPMLQLLGQDMIWSGSEGVQGTMTRRPFHHWHADRPGPQELGYLRIKIMMYLDPMRKDGGALRFIPGSHRSPFHEELAPFQQRHGLDDPAFFGSPGSEVPCHPVETDPGDAVVFNQSLYHAVYGKAGRRRYVALKYAARPTSDAHLASIKRFSPYTLEPHERIMQSDSPRLRAMAEGIDELRARAEAL from the coding sequence ATGCTGACAGAAGACCAGATCCATCATTTCAGGGTGTTCGGATTTATCGTGCTCAGGCAGGTGTTGAATGTGGAGGAAACCGAAGAACTGGGACGCCTGGCGGACGTGATATGGACGGCGGAGCTGGGACATCAGCCCTCGGAGGACGAGCACGTGTCCATCGCGCCGTTCCTCGAGTTGCACCCGGCCGCCCTGCCGATGATCGAGGACGACCGATTATATACGCCCATGCTGCAACTGCTCGGCCAGGACATGATCTGGTCGGGGTCGGAAGGCGTACAGGGCACCATGACCCGGCGGCCCTTCCACCACTGGCACGCGGACCGGCCCGGGCCGCAGGAACTCGGCTACCTGCGCATCAAGATCATGATGTACCTGGATCCCATGCGGAAGGACGGGGGAGCACTGCGCTTCATACCCGGATCGCACCGGTCTCCCTTCCACGAAGAACTTGCCCCGTTCCAGCAGCGGCATGGACTCGACGATCCCGCCTTCTTCGGATCTCCGGGCAGCGAAGTGCCCTGTCATCCCGTCGAGACGGATCCGGGCGACGCGGTCGTATTCAACCAGAGTCTCTACCACGCCGTCTATGGCAAAGCCGGGCGCAGGCGATATGTCGCCCTCAAGTACGCGGCCCGTCCCACTTCGGACGCCCACCTGGCGTCCATCAAGCGGTTCAGTCCCTACACCCTGGAGCCCCACGAACGGATCATGCAGTCAGATAGCCCGCGCCTGCGGGCCATGGCAGAGGGTATAGACGAACTCAGGGCGCGGGCCGAGGCGTTGTAG
- a CDS encoding aminotransferase class III-fold pyridoxal phosphate-dependent enzyme, translating into MTMLETTYRQAFDRSAALYERALERFPNGVTHDGRFMRPFPVYIDRAEGSRKWSVEGREIIDYWMGHGSLILGHSHPVIVQAIAEQAARGTHYGACHELEIEWADLIRQLMPSAETVRFVSSGTEATLMAIRLARTFTGRRKVIKFRGHYHGWHDQVLDGVGPGNQQPMPGVLREVFDTLISLPEVNLDRVADVLRRDNDVACLILEPTGAMFGGVELSDDIVPGLRELTERHGVIFVMDEVVTGFRCAPGGAQEYYGVRPDLSTLAKIVAAGLNGGALVGRADIMELLELRDDAEWQTDKKMLHYGTFNANPLSAAAGIAMLRRIADGRDIAVANERAAELRKRMSEVLAANGLDGWRVYGSFSGFKILSAGTATADRRGDADLLHVIRQALLLNGVDCMGVDGLTSSVHTTEDVERTAEAFDGAISLLRRDGIIP; encoded by the coding sequence ATGACGATGCTCGAAACAACCTATCGGCAGGCCTTCGACCGGTCGGCCGCGCTGTATGAGCGTGCGCTCGAGCGGTTCCCCAACGGGGTGACCCACGACGGCCGGTTCATGCGCCCCTTCCCGGTGTACATCGACCGTGCCGAGGGATCGCGCAAGTGGTCGGTGGAGGGCCGGGAGATCATCGACTACTGGATGGGGCACGGATCCCTGATCCTGGGCCACAGTCATCCCGTGATCGTACAGGCAATCGCGGAGCAGGCGGCCCGGGGGACGCACTACGGGGCGTGTCACGAACTCGAGATCGAATGGGCGGACCTGATCCGGCAGCTCATGCCCTCCGCGGAGACGGTCCGTTTCGTTTCTTCCGGCACGGAGGCGACGCTCATGGCCATCCGGCTGGCGCGGACCTTTACGGGCCGGCGCAAGGTCATCAAGTTCCGGGGCCATTACCACGGCTGGCACGACCAGGTGCTGGACGGGGTCGGACCGGGGAACCAACAGCCCATGCCGGGCGTGTTGCGGGAGGTGTTCGATACGCTGATCAGCCTGCCGGAGGTCAACCTGGACCGCGTGGCGGACGTCCTCAGGCGCGATAACGACGTCGCTTGTCTCATCCTGGAACCGACGGGCGCCATGTTCGGCGGTGTCGAACTGTCCGACGACATCGTCCCGGGCCTGCGGGAGCTCACCGAGCGGCACGGCGTGATCTTCGTCATGGACGAGGTGGTCACGGGGTTCCGGTGCGCGCCGGGTGGGGCACAGGAGTACTACGGGGTCCGGCCGGACCTGAGCACGCTGGCCAAGATCGTAGCCGCGGGCCTGAACGGCGGCGCCCTGGTGGGTCGCGCGGACATCATGGAGTTGCTGGAGCTTCGGGACGACGCGGAGTGGCAGACCGACAAGAAGATGCTGCACTACGGGACCTTCAACGCGAACCCCCTTTCCGCAGCCGCGGGTATCGCCATGCTCAGGCGAATCGCCGATGGCCGTGACATCGCCGTGGCCAACGAACGGGCGGCGGAGCTGCGAAAGCGCATGTCGGAGGTGCTGGCCGCCAACGGGCTGGATGGCTGGCGGGTCTACGGCTCCTTCTCCGGGTTCAAGATCCTGTCGGCGGGAACGGCCACCGCGGACCGCCGGGGCGACGCGGACCTGCTGCACGTCATACGCCAGGCTTTGCTCCTGAACGGCGTGGACTGCATGGGGGTCGACGGGCTTACGTCTTCGGTCCATACCACTGAGGACGTGGAACGCACGGCCGAGGCCTTTGACGGCGCGATTTCGCTGCTTAGACGGGACGGGATAATCCCTTGA
- a CDS encoding P-II family nitrogen regulator encodes MKLIVAIIRPEKLDDVRNALDEKGIPGMTLSRVSGHGRTAHRTGLYRGQEIDIPLAAKIRMEIAVTNDQKDEIVDVIWKAARSGGDRTGDGKIFVVPVEESVRISSGERGEDAV; translated from the coding sequence ATGAAACTAATCGTAGCCATCATCAGACCGGAGAAGCTCGACGACGTCCGGAACGCGCTCGACGAGAAAGGCATCCCCGGCATGACCCTGTCCAGGGTGTCGGGGCATGGCCGCACCGCCCATCGCACGGGGCTTTACCGGGGCCAGGAGATCGACATTCCCCTCGCGGCCAAGATACGCATGGAAATCGCCGTCACCAACGATCAGAAGGACGAGATCGTGGACGTGATCTGGAAGGCCGCCAGGTCGGGCGGCGACCGGACGGGAGACGGCAAGATATTCGTCGTGCCCGTGGAAGAAAGCGTCCGCATCAGCAGTGGGGAACGCGGCGAGGACGCGGTGTAG
- a CDS encoding extracellular solute-binding protein, which translates to MKSWMTRRAFLQSSTAAGLGLAAGCNPAPAPGVIFKGWVYEPDLVRENLDYFERQTGIRVDYNAVSGNYHDKMVALHVGGAPMECCYVRDDDFAEWVEAGWLRPCDDLLAADPDTSATTADLFPYNLSSMTYGGKRYGLPYYTDFNIWIYNAPMLEAAGFDTPARTLDELTEQAIKVREARVRTPAGDVIEYPIMLNFRQSVLGFLDWWTLNYASEATLFDDDLNPTFPDDEDRRAETILQWLTDGIHRHRIISPSSLTAGQMRDHVASGRQVYGILNKYDLEYVNNRRNSAAADDELKRRGSDAQHAKVYRMAPVPSISAEQHGTLGWTRMYCLTSRCREDRMQDAWALMKFLGARDAEGEYYTARRWFRLRGLGFAYRSLLDDPDIVAQTEQWGEIDKVREQSRHVRPRENIKAPWFPDFKIYYQPEIQKILLRQLTARDGLARIAGRCRQLIAEWS; encoded by the coding sequence GTGAAATCCTGGATGACGCGCCGCGCATTCCTCCAGTCGTCGACCGCCGCGGGCCTGGGCCTGGCGGCCGGCTGCAACCCGGCGCCGGCGCCCGGCGTCATCTTCAAAGGCTGGGTCTACGAACCCGACCTGGTCCGGGAGAACCTGGACTACTTCGAACGGCAGACCGGCATTCGGGTGGACTACAACGCGGTGTCGGGCAACTACCACGACAAGATGGTGGCGCTGCACGTGGGCGGCGCACCCATGGAATGTTGCTACGTCCGCGACGACGACTTCGCCGAGTGGGTAGAGGCCGGCTGGTTGCGTCCCTGCGATGACCTCCTGGCCGCGGATCCCGATACGTCGGCGACGACCGCGGATCTCTTCCCCTACAACCTCTCGTCCATGACCTACGGCGGCAAACGCTACGGGTTGCCGTACTATACCGACTTCAACATCTGGATCTACAACGCGCCCATGCTCGAAGCGGCGGGGTTCGACACCCCGGCCCGCACGCTGGACGAGCTGACCGAGCAGGCCATCAAGGTCCGGGAAGCGCGGGTCCGCACGCCGGCCGGGGACGTCATCGAGTACCCGATCATGCTGAACTTCCGGCAGAGCGTGCTCGGATTCCTTGACTGGTGGACGCTGAACTACGCCAGCGAGGCGACGCTGTTCGACGATGACCTTAACCCCACCTTTCCGGACGACGAGGACCGCCGGGCCGAGACCATCCTGCAGTGGCTCACCGACGGCATCCACCGTCACCGCATCATCTCCCCCTCGTCGCTCACCGCGGGACAGATGCGCGACCACGTGGCCAGCGGCCGGCAGGTCTACGGCATCCTCAACAAGTACGACCTGGAGTACGTGAACAACCGCCGGAACTCGGCGGCCGCGGACGATGAGCTGAAGCGGAGGGGATCCGACGCGCAGCACGCGAAGGTGTACCGGATGGCGCCGGTGCCGTCGATCTCGGCGGAACAGCACGGCACGCTGGGCTGGACGCGCATGTACTGCCTGACCTCGAGATGCCGAGAAGACCGGATGCAGGACGCGTGGGCGCTGATGAAGTTCCTGGGCGCGAGGGATGCGGAAGGGGAGTACTACACGGCGCGGCGATGGTTCCGCCTGCGGGGACTGGGCTTCGCCTACCGGTCGCTGCTGGACGATCCCGACATCGTCGCCCAGACGGAGCAGTGGGGCGAGATCGACAAGGTCCGAGAGCAGTCCCGCCACGTCCGGCCGCGGGAGAACATCAAGGCGCCCTGGTTCCCCGATTTCAAGATCTACTACCAGCCGGAAATCCAGAAGATCCTCCTGAGACAATTGACCGCCCGGGACGGCCTCGCCCGGATCGCAGGGCGGTGTCGCCAGTTGATCGCGGAATGGAGCTGA
- a CDS encoding sugar ABC transporter permease, translating to MTVLRPSLLMTRTRDFLPLVLNLPAVILLLAFIAYPIGISFWMSLHRYNLRRPDQVYFHGLENYATILASPEFWNALWISLYFTFMAVLLVIVIAMAIALLLHESFRGRGVVRALLLIPWAIPGVVNGLMWVGLLGDYGAFNAMLEDTVAAVNYLFGLNIVYTGMASPFVALNAAIGAHVWRSVPFACIIFLAAIQAIPTEQYRAARVDGATSWNRFRFITLPWLYHAVLVVAIFETMNGFRAFDLIYALTGGGPGDATHVIAWQTYKEAFARLDFGGANAYSYLITLITMTLAIIYIRLLYRRGLVQG from the coding sequence ATGACCGTACTGAGACCTTCCCTTCTCATGACGAGGACGCGGGACTTCCTGCCCCTGGTGCTGAACCTGCCGGCGGTGATCCTGCTCCTCGCCTTCATCGCCTATCCCATCGGCATCTCCTTCTGGATGAGCCTGCACCGGTACAACCTGCGACGGCCCGACCAGGTGTACTTCCACGGCCTGGAGAACTACGCGACCATCCTCGCGAGTCCCGAGTTCTGGAACGCCCTGTGGATCTCGCTGTACTTCACCTTCATGGCCGTCCTCCTGGTCATCGTGATCGCCATGGCCATCGCCCTGCTGCTCCACGAGTCCTTCCGTGGCCGCGGCGTCGTGCGCGCCCTGCTGCTCATCCCCTGGGCCATCCCGGGCGTGGTCAACGGCCTGATGTGGGTGGGGCTGCTCGGGGACTACGGCGCCTTCAACGCCATGCTGGAGGACACGGTCGCCGCCGTCAACTACCTGTTTGGTCTAAACATTGTGTATACAGGCATGGCCTCGCCCTTCGTCGCGCTGAACGCCGCCATCGGCGCCCACGTGTGGCGGAGCGTGCCCTTCGCCTGCATCATCTTCCTGGCGGCGATCCAGGCCATTCCGACGGAACAGTACCGGGCCGCCCGGGTGGACGGCGCCACGTCGTGGAACCGCTTCCGGTTCATCACCTTGCCCTGGCTGTACCACGCCGTGCTCGTCGTTGCCATCTTCGAGACCATGAACGGCTTCCGGGCCTTCGACCTGATCTACGCGCTCACGGGCGGCGGGCCCGGAGACGCGACCCACGTCATCGCCTGGCAGACCTACAAGGAGGCCTTCGCCCGCCTCGATTTCGGCGGGGCCAACGCCTATTCCTACCTCATCACGCTGATTACCATGACCCTGGCCATCATCTACATCCGGCTGCTATATCGCCGCGGACTCGTTCAGGGATAG
- a CDS encoding thiol peroxidase: protein MATERAGAATFQGNGLTLVGDEVKVGDAAPDFSVLADDLSTVTLANYAGKVKVICLVPSLDTPVCDTEIRRFNQEASGLGDNIAVLAVSADLPFAQKRWCGDAGADNVTALSDHRDTSLGVAYGAVIKELRLLSRAVFVIDASNTVRYVEYVTEITEEPDYDAALAAARAAV from the coding sequence ATGGCGACTGAAAGAGCCGGTGCGGCTACCTTTCAAGGCAATGGTTTGACCCTGGTGGGCGACGAGGTGAAGGTGGGAGACGCGGCGCCGGACTTTTCCGTGCTGGCCGACGACCTTTCGACCGTCACGCTGGCGAATTACGCAGGCAAGGTGAAAGTCATCTGCCTCGTGCCGTCCCTCGATACCCCGGTCTGCGACACCGAAATCCGCCGCTTCAACCAGGAAGCCTCAGGGCTGGGCGACAACATCGCGGTGCTGGCGGTCAGCGCGGACCTGCCCTTCGCCCAGAAGCGCTGGTGCGGCGATGCGGGCGCCGACAACGTGACGGCGCTGTCCGACCACCGCGACACTTCCCTGGGCGTGGCCTACGGCGCCGTGATCAAGGAACTGCGCCTGCTTTCGCGCGCCGTCTTCGTCATCGACGCTTCCAACACCGTGCGGTACGTGGAGTACGTGACGGAAATCACCGAGGAACCGGATTACGACGCCGCCCTGGCGGCCGCCCGCGCCGCCGTCTGA
- a CDS encoding ammonium transporter — translation MSLSGILRITACLALAVPGAAIAQEEAAAPAAVLNSGDTAWMLVSCALVLLMLPGLAMFYGGLTRTRNVLGTMMHSFAAMGIMGVQWTIFGFALAFGASSIIPGVLGWSSDYFLLGGVDPGTLWDGTNIPTYLFAMFQGMFAIITPALIAGAIAERVKFGAYCLLILLWGFVVYEPLCYMVWNADGMLFKDGAIDFAGGTVVHISSGVAGLVAAMVLGPRLGYPSRAMKPNNLTMTLIGAGLLWIGWFGFNAGSAVSAGETAVQALTVTQISAAAGAVGWIVTELIHHGRASSLGIVSGILAGLVAITPAAGSVTPAWALVFGFGAAVVCFLMVQLKGKLGYDDTLDVFAIHGIGGMFGALLVGLVATDVGGWSQFLIQIKGVVIAIALSAVGTGVLVWLIDRTIGLRATDEDQLVGLDHSQHGEDGYGLTHL, via the coding sequence ATGTCCCTTAGCGGCATATTACGTATCACCGCGTGTCTGGCGCTTGCTGTACCCGGCGCGGCCATCGCGCAGGAAGAGGCGGCGGCTCCGGCGGCCGTGCTGAACTCCGGAGATACCGCCTGGATGCTCGTCAGCTGCGCCCTGGTGCTGCTCATGCTGCCCGGCCTGGCCATGTTCTACGGCGGGCTCACGCGCACCCGGAACGTGCTGGGCACCATGATGCACAGTTTCGCGGCCATGGGCATCATGGGCGTGCAGTGGACGATCTTCGGATTCGCCCTGGCCTTCGGCGCGAGCTCGATCATACCGGGCGTCCTCGGCTGGAGCTCTGACTACTTCCTGCTGGGCGGCGTCGATCCCGGAACCCTGTGGGACGGGACGAACATCCCCACGTACCTGTTCGCCATGTTCCAGGGCATGTTCGCCATCATCACCCCTGCCCTGATCGCCGGGGCCATTGCCGAACGTGTGAAGTTCGGCGCCTACTGCCTGCTGATCCTGCTCTGGGGTTTCGTGGTGTACGAACCCCTGTGCTACATGGTGTGGAACGCGGACGGCATGCTCTTCAAGGACGGCGCCATTGACTTCGCCGGCGGCACGGTGGTGCACATATCTTCCGGCGTGGCGGGCCTGGTGGCCGCCATGGTGCTCGGTCCCCGTCTCGGTTATCCATCCCGGGCCATGAAGCCCAACAACTTGACCATGACTCTCATCGGCGCGGGCCTGCTCTGGATCGGCTGGTTCGGCTTCAACGCCGGTTCCGCCGTGTCCGCGGGTGAAACGGCCGTCCAGGCCCTGACGGTGACCCAGATCTCCGCCGCAGCGGGGGCCGTGGGCTGGATCGTCACGGAACTGATCCACCACGGCAGGGCCTCGAGCCTCGGTATCGTATCCGGCATCCTGGCCGGCCTCGTCGCCATTACGCCGGCGGCGGGCAGCGTGACTCCGGCCTGGGCCCTGGTGTTCGGTTTCGGCGCCGCAGTGGTCTGCTTCCTGATGGTGCAGCTCAAGGGCAAGCTGGGTTACGACGATACGCTCGACGTCTTCGCCATCCACGGCATTGGCGGCATGTTCGGCGCCCTGCTCGTCGGCCTGGTCGCCACCGACGTCGGCGGCTGGTCGCAGTTCCTGATCCAGATCAAGGGCGTGGTCATTGCCATCGCGCTGTCGGCCGTCGGTACGGGCGTCCTCGTGTGGTTGATCGACCGGACGATCGGGCTCCGCGCCACGGACGAGGATCAGCTGGTCGGCCTGGACCACTCCCAGCACGGGGAGGACGGTTACGGACTGACTCACCTGTAG
- a CDS encoding carbohydrate ABC transporter permease: protein MWRRASLYIYALAAVIYLTLPFAWVAAVSFMPEREVTQQRWWPEEPTIGNYSLYFDVEGRTADVGAAIARQFPRAIVNSLIIGTAVMLLNLTCGSLAAYALSRLPFRGNLLLLLFYLGSRSVPGVAIMIPMYLLMRSYGLLDTHLSVILSHTTFTLPFTIWILKGYFQTVPLDLERAARVDGCTPLGALLRVFLPVTTPGLVAVGIFAFIASWGEFLFALLFTTTIASRPVTVLASDFAQELQVPFTVIAAGGVLVILLPLVLSFLFQRLIIQGIGGSVTG, encoded by the coding sequence ATGTGGCGACGCGCCTCGCTCTACATCTATGCTCTGGCGGCCGTGATCTACCTGACCCTGCCCTTCGCCTGGGTGGCGGCCGTCAGCTTCATGCCCGAGCGCGAGGTGACGCAGCAGCGCTGGTGGCCCGAGGAGCCCACCATCGGCAACTACAGCCTCTATTTCGACGTGGAAGGCCGGACGGCGGACGTGGGCGCCGCCATCGCCCGGCAGTTTCCCCGCGCCATCGTCAACAGCCTGATCATCGGGACCGCGGTGATGCTCCTGAACCTGACCTGCGGCTCCCTGGCGGCCTACGCCCTGTCGCGCCTGCCGTTCCGGGGCAACCTGCTGCTCCTGCTGTTCTATCTCGGTTCGCGGAGCGTGCCCGGCGTGGCCATCATGATCCCCATGTACCTGCTGATGCGGAGCTACGGACTCCTGGACACGCACCTGTCGGTGATCCTGTCCCATACGACCTTTACCCTGCCCTTCACCATCTGGATCCTGAAGGGCTATTTCCAGACCGTGCCCCTGGACCTGGAACGGGCCGCGCGGGTCGACGGATGCACGCCGCTGGGCGCGTTGCTGCGGGTGTTTCTGCCGGTGACGACGCCGGGATTGGTCGCCGTGGGCATCTTTGCCTTCATCGCGTCCTGGGGCGAGTTCCTCTTCGCCCTGCTCTTTACCACCACCATCGCCTCCCGGCCGGTGACGGTGCTGGCATCGGATTTCGCCCAGGAATTGCAGGTGCCCTTCACCGTCATCGCCGCGGGCGGCGTGCTGGTCATTCTCCTGCCCCTGGTCCTGTCCTTCCTCTTCCAGCGGCTCATCATACAGGGTATCGGCGGATCGGTGACGGGGTAG
- a CDS encoding class I SAM-dependent methyltransferase: MPTSDWPELAEDAQSRWNLNAGFWDDYMGEHSNDFHNLLVRPAMDRLLAVEAGDEVLDIACGNGNFSRFLAGLGARVTAIDGSAGMIEKARNRSEGHGTGASENETAGEIDYRVIDVTDTKELVGLGTNCFDAAVSNMAVMDMAEVGPMFGAVHGLLKPAGVFVFSLTHPCFQAPYAVRYAEQVDQEGRMIQKVGIKIDRYLTPQPFEGLAIVGQPVPNLIFHRPLSALLASCFEAGFVLDGLEERAFDESVEADRELSWANFRETPPMMAVRLRRMD; this comes from the coding sequence ATGCCCACGTCAGACTGGCCGGAACTGGCCGAAGACGCGCAGAGTAGATGGAACCTGAACGCCGGGTTCTGGGACGACTACATGGGCGAACACAGCAACGATTTCCACAACCTGCTGGTGCGGCCCGCCATGGATCGGCTGCTGGCCGTTGAAGCCGGGGACGAAGTGCTGGACATTGCTTGCGGGAACGGGAACTTCTCGCGTTTTCTCGCCGGGCTGGGCGCACGGGTCACGGCGATCGACGGAAGCGCCGGGATGATCGAAAAGGCGCGGAATCGTTCGGAAGGCCATGGGACCGGCGCATCAGAAAACGAAACCGCGGGCGAAATCGACTACCGCGTGATTGACGTGACGGATACGAAGGAGTTGGTTGGACTGGGGACGAATTGTTTCGATGCGGCGGTATCCAACATGGCCGTTATGGACATGGCCGAGGTCGGACCGATGTTCGGCGCCGTGCACGGCCTTCTCAAACCTGCCGGCGTTTTCGTCTTCAGCCTCACGCACCCGTGCTTCCAGGCGCCGTACGCCGTTCGGTATGCGGAACAGGTAGACCAGGAAGGGAGAATGATCCAGAAAGTCGGAATCAAGATCGACCGTTATCTGACGCCGCAGCCCTTCGAGGGACTGGCTATCGTGGGTCAGCCCGTGCCCAACTTGATCTTTCACCGGCCCCTGTCCGCACTGCTGGCCTCGTGCTTCGAAGCGGGGTTCGTGCTGGACGGCCTGGAGGAACGCGCCTTCGACGAAAGCGTGGAAGCCGACCGCGAGTTGTCCTGGGCGAACTTCAGGGAAACACCGCCCATGATGGCCGTGCGGTTACGGCGGATGGACTGA
- a CDS encoding metal-dependent hydrolase, with the protein MAELTYHAHASYSLSDGRHDLLFDPFITGNPLATISADALNPDYILLTHGHGDHIGDAVPIARRSGATIIASYELANYCEAQGAETHDLGIGGSYTFPFGRVKLTQATHSSSITTDDGTIVYLGNPAGIIVLFDGKTIYNTGDTGLFGDMALIGRLEKPDVVIMPIGDNYTMGIDDAVEAVRMIGAGTVIPVHYNTFPVIEQDPNEFVDKVSDLARCVVLKPGESVQL; encoded by the coding sequence ATGGCAGAACTCACCTATCACGCCCACGCCAGTTACTCGCTGTCGGACGGCCGCCACGACCTGCTGTTCGATCCCTTCATCACGGGCAATCCACTGGCGACGATTTCAGCGGACGCCCTGAATCCCGACTACATCCTGCTGACCCACGGGCACGGCGACCATATCGGCGACGCGGTGCCCATCGCCCGGCGCAGCGGGGCGACGATCATCGCCTCCTACGAACTGGCCAATTACTGCGAAGCCCAGGGCGCCGAGACGCACGACCTGGGGATCGGCGGTTCGTACACCTTTCCCTTCGGGCGGGTCAAGCTCACGCAGGCGACCCACAGTTCGTCGATCACCACGGACGACGGGACCATCGTGTACCTGGGCAATCCGGCGGGAATCATCGTGCTTTTCGACGGGAAGACGATCTACAACACGGGCGACACGGGGCTCTTCGGCGACATGGCCCTGATCGGCCGCCTGGAGAAGCCGGATGTGGTGATCATGCCCATCGGGGACAACTACACCATGGGGATCGACGACGCCGTGGAGGCGGTGAGGATGATCGGCGCCGGAACCGTGATCCCCGTCCACTACAACACCTTCCCGGTGATCGAGCAGGATCCGAACGAGTTCGTCGACAAGGTAAGCGACCTGGCCCGCTGCGTCGTGCTGAAGCCGGGCGAGTCGGTCCAGTTGTAG